CGCACGCCGCCAGAATCTCGTAGCGAGCGGCCCCATGCGGGCCAGCAGGGCGGCGCAACCCGCGCGCAGCGGGGCAATGTCCGTGCGTCTCACAGTCGGCTACCGTTCGATGAAAGACTGAATCGTACCAAAATAGGCGGCAATCGCACGTCGGCTCGGATGCTGCATGTACCAGGGGCACGCCTTGTCACCGGTCCCGCCGATTGACCACTGACTTACCGCCAATTTGCTTACCGCCAACTTGCCGCTGATCCACCGCCGACCTGCACCTGCGTCGAGCGCCTCCTCTTGAAATTTCGTGTGGCAGAACTATGTTATGAATCACTTGGGCAGTCGCGTATTACGCACTGCGTGTTTCGATTTGTTTGTCGACGGATCCAGTGTTGACGGGCGGACTGGAGCGCGTAGCCCGGTTCGGCCCTTCGACGAAGGATCGAAGGAGCAAACCATGAGTGATTTGTTTTTTAGCACAGACGTCTTCAACGACATCGATCGTCTACAACGGCAGGTCGCGAACCTGTTCGCCAACATGCCGACTAGCCTGCGCGCGTCGCGCGTCGGGGCATTCCCGGCGGTCAACATCGGCAGCACGGACGAGTCGATCGAGATTGTCGCATTTGCCCCCGGACTCGATCCGGCGCAGATCGATGTGTCGATCGACAACGGCTTGTTGATCCTCAGCGGCGAGCGCAAACGCGTGCAAACGGAGCGTCCCGACGACACGCGGACCTATCTGCAAGAGCGTTTCAGCGGCACATTCCGCCGCATCATCGAATTGCCGCACCAGGCCGATCCAGACAAGGTCCAAGCGCGCTATGTGAACGGCTGCTTGAGCGTGACCATCGGCAAGCTCGAGGCATCTAAGCCGCGATCGATCACAGTGCAATGACCTATTGACCCGCATTGACGCAAACCAGGAGCACACCATGAGCAACACCACCGAACTGGTCGAACGTCCCACCCAACAGAACGCCAGCGTCGCCGCACAAAGCGCAACGGCGTCGCAACCACGCCGCACGACAGTGGCGCCGGCCGTGGATATTTTCGAGGATCGCAACGGCGTCACGCTACTGGTCGACCTGCCCGGCGTGCCACGCGACAAGCTGAGCGTGAGCGTGCAGGACAGCACACTGTCACTTGAAGCCGAGGCCGTCGTGCCGACGCCCACCGGCTTGCGGGTCCAGCACGCCGAATTGCGCGATCCGCATTTCGCCCGCACGTTCGCGCTGGGTGCGGATCTGGATGCGTCACGTATCGACGCGCAGTTGCGCGACGGCGTGCTGAAGCTGGCCATCCCACGCCGCGACGAGGCCAAGCCCCGCCGGATCGACGTCAGCATCGGCTGAACGCCGTCAGTCATCGCGCGGACCGGCGTCCGCTCGACAGCCCGCGCCCCGATGCGTAATCTCGCCGGGGCGCTGGGCGGCCGCTGCTATCGGCCTGTCATCTCGCCGCTTTATCTTGTGATCCTAGGCGATAGGATCGCAGCCTCATGAACGATTTGGAGACGAAGATGCTGAGCCCACACGAATTCGCCACGTTGATGCTGATCCGCAACGCACCGGAGCAGATCGACATGAACCGCGCTGAACTGGACACGCTGCTCGAGCGGCAACTCATCGAGTTGGAAGAGCTCACCGAAGGCCATCGCCGCCCGATGCTGACGCCAACCGGCCAGTCGCTGCTAGCCGCAGCGAGCCGGCTGAAGGCCACCCACACACCGCCGCAACAGCACGCCGGCGCGGAACACACGCTCTAGCGCAGCAGACGCGGGGCACAACAATGGTTCACCGCTGTTGCGCGATCCGTGCGAGCGTCTCGCTATCAAGCACTTGCCGTATCTCGGCGAAGAGTGGATGGGTGCTCGTGTACCGGCGTCCATACGCCAGATTGAACTGATAGTCGAAATCAGGCGGATTGCGTCCCTGGTTATGCTGCAGGATCGTCTCAAGCTTGTCCAGCGCCTTCACCGCCAACGCCTCCGCCGACTGCGCGCGCTCGTATTCGTCGCACAGCCAGTGACGGTGGCGCCACCGCATCGCGCCAGCCCAGTGTGTCTAGTTGCGCCTCCTGGTGTGCGATCTGCGACGTCGAGTAACGCCACAAGGCACGCCCGAGCAGTTCGCTGACAGGCACGGAGAACTGGGCAGCACGTGCCGCGGAGCACGCCAACAACTGGTGCGTCAAATCGCAAATCAAGTGTACCGGCAACGGGTTGCCGCGGACCAGTCGCGCAAGCGCATGATCAGCCGCCGAATCGAGCCGCGCCGACAATGTATGCGCCACGCGCCGCCGCTCGGCCAACTCCATGGGTTGTAAGCCCGCCTCCCAGCGAGAAATCGTCGACTGGCTGACACCGAACAGCTCGGCAGCATGCGCCTGCTTAATGCGATGCAGCGCCCGCCAACGCCTGAGCTGGCTGCCCAATTGGGCGCCTGATGGCATATCCGACAAAGTCTCGTTCACGAGCGATCCGAATGGCGACTCGCCGGGGGACGCCTTCAACTCAGCGCGTCAACCACGATACGCGTGGCTTGCTCGATCGCCTCGTCGCGCGCCGGCGCATCCTGCTGCGGCTGGGTGAAATAGATGGACAGCACAATCGGCGCCCGCTCGGGCGGCCAAAGGACCCCGATGTCGTTGGTAGTGCCGTACTCCCCGGTACCCGTCTTGTCGGCAACGCGCCACTGCGCGGCCACGCCGGCACGGATTCGCTTGTCGCCTGTGCGATTGCCCAGCATCCATTGCTGCAATCGCTGCTGCTGCCACGGACGCAACACATTGCCCAGCATCACCGCGCGCAGCGTGTCTGCCATCGCCGCCGGCGTCGACGTGTCGCGCACGTCCCCTGGTATCGCTGTGTTCAACTCCGGCTCCCAGCGATCCAGCCGGAAGGTAGCATCGCCCACTGAACGGGCAAATGCTGTTACCGCATCAATTCCGCCAAGCACCTTCATCAACTGATTCGCTGCCGTATTATCACTGTACTGCAGCGTTGCCGCGCACATTTCGTCAATGCGCATTCCGGCGCCGACATGTTGCCCGCTGATCGGCGAATAACTGACCACATCAGCCGAGCCATACCGAACGCGCTGCGACAACCAGTCGGGCGTATCACCGCTGCGGGCCAGTACGGCTGCCGCAAGCACCGCCTTGAACGTACTGCAGAACGGAAAACGCTCCTCTGCACGGTGCACGAGCCGCGCACCGCTACCCGTGTCGATCGCGCAAACCCCGAGGCGCCCGCCCATGCGCGCCTCCAGTACCGCAAGCGCTTCGAGTTGCAACGCGGCTGGTCTTTGCAATGTGGCCGGCCCTCGCAACCTAGATGGCCCCGGCGCTGAGGCGCTCGGTTCTTGCGCCGCGCACGCTGCCAGCGTCGGCATCCATGGGAGCATTGCACAGGCACGCAGCAGCGCGCGACGGGAGCGACAGTAACGCATTAGCTTTCCTTTTGTTAGTTGATGCAGAAAATGCTGTTGTCTAATTGTATTGACCGAGAAAGAGAACTATCGGTTTTTTTCCTTGTGTAGGCAAGCAATGGTAATTACTTTACGCGCGCGGCGGCCGAGTCCTGCGCGTATTCGTACGCGACCGTTCCCCTGGGGTGCCGGTACCAGCCCGGATCCCGGTAGTCGTCGCGGCCCAGGCCCTCGCGGACCTTCACGATGGTGAACATCCCGCCCATTTCGAGCGCACCGAACGGTCCCTGCCCGGTCATCATCGGCAGCGTGTTATTTGGCAATGGCATCTGCATCTCACCCATCGATCCGCCGGTGCTGCCCATTGCCATATAGTCGGGCACCAGCTTGTTGATACGCTTGACCAAGTCCTGTTGCGGCACGCCGA
This region of Mycetohabitans endofungorum genomic DNA includes:
- a CDS encoding Hsp20/alpha crystallin family protein; the encoded protein is MSDLFFSTDVFNDIDRLQRQVANLFANMPTSLRASRVGAFPAVNIGSTDESIEIVAFAPGLDPAQIDVSIDNGLLILSGERKRVQTERPDDTRTYLQERFSGTFRRIIELPHQADPDKVQARYVNGCLSVTIGKLEASKPRSITVQ
- a CDS encoding Hsp20/alpha crystallin family protein translates to MSNTTELVERPTQQNASVAAQSATASQPRRTTVAPAVDIFEDRNGVTLLVDLPGVPRDKLSVSVQDSTLSLEAEAVVPTPTGLRVQHAELRDPHFARTFALGADLDASRIDAQLRDGVLKLAIPRRDEAKPRRIDVSIG
- a CDS encoding helix-turn-helix transcriptional regulator; amino-acid sequence: MPSGAQLGSQLRRWRALHRIKQAHAAELFGVSQSTISRWEAGLQPMELAERRRVAHTLSARLDSAADHALARLVRGNPLPVHLICDLTHQLLACSAARAAQFSVPVSELLGRALWRYSTSQIAHQEAQLDTLGWRDAVAPPSLAVRRIRARAVGGGVGGEGAGQA
- the bla gene encoding class A beta-lactamase; its protein translation is MRYCRSRRALLRACAMLPWMPTLAACAAQEPSASAPGPSRLRGPATLQRPAALQLEALAVLEARMGGRLGVCAIDTGSGARLVHRAEERFPFCSTFKAVLAAAVLARSGDTPDWLSQRVRYGSADVVSYSPISGQHVGAGMRIDEMCAATLQYSDNTAANQLMKVLGGIDAVTAFARSVGDATFRLDRWEPELNTAIPGDVRDTSTPAAMADTLRAVMLGNVLRPWQQQRLQQWMLGNRTGDKRIRAGVAAQWRVADKTGTGEYGTTNDIGVLWPPERAPIVLSIYFTQPQQDAPARDEAIEQATRIVVDALS